The genomic region TTCTTTATGACGAAGTAATTTAAAAAAATTAATAAAAATTTTGGGCTTATAAAAAATAAATATCACAAAAACTGCCATTATTTCTTGCACTGTAACATAAAAAGTAACATTAATTGGTGATGCTAAATCTCCATAGAGTCCATGTGTTGGAATAATATATAACATTAAGGGGATAATAGAATACCCAACAGCAGAAATTAATCCATATAAAATCCCTAAAATAATACGTCGCTTTATTCGAATTGTATCTAATTCATTTTTTGTAAATTTTTCTTTTTGTAGCAGTTGTCCCTCTGCGTTAACCTGATCTGCCATATTTATACTTACCTAATCCAATCTTTTTTTGCTAATATTGATATAATTTCACTTTTCCTTTAAAATTATTAGTTATATCTTACACTAAACATAAAAAAAGTTAAACTCTTTTAACTTTTTTTATGTTTTTTATTTAATTTAAATAATATAATTATGAAATTATAATTTCAAAGCAGAATTTTGTTTGGGTTTTAGTTCATTCGAAAAGAGTTGGATTAACAGCAGTAGCTCTAGTGTATACTGTAAAACTAAATCATAAAAAGCTAATAAAATTATAACAAATTAAAAATAAAAAACAATAATCACAAAAAAATTAAATTAAAAACATTTTTTTAATATTTATTTTTAAAATTATAAAATTAAACACAACAAAAAATAAATTTTACTAATCTTAACAAGCACTAATTTAATTTAAAAAAATTTTTTTAAAATATTTTCTTGATGTAAAATTTTCCAAGCAAGGTCTAATTCTGGTATTTAATATATCTAAAATAGATTTTAATCTACTACGAATATTAATTAATGGCTCATTTTGACCCAATCAACGCCTTATATCTCTATTTATTCTTTCTACTAATGCTTTCTGACGAGGTTTACCAGGATCACAAAAATAAACTCTTATTTTAAAGTGTTTTTCTATTGTTTTTCATCTATAAAATTATTTTCCTCTATCGGTTAAAATACAACTAAATTTACTAATACAAATTTGTTTAATCATTTTCATTAAAATTGAAATTAGACTGCACCCAAAAAAGTAAGTAAAGAAAAAAAGTCTTTGCTAAACTTTAGAGGAGGTGCATTTTTATATGGCAAGAAAAGGACAAAAATTTAATAAATATACAGCATATTTTCGAAAAATGATAGTACAAGAGGTTAAAAATAATAGTATAAGTTTTATTGCAAAAAAATATCAAATTAATAAAAAAACTGTTGCTTCATGGTATGAAAATTTTAAGAAAGGAATTTTAAACACCAATAAAGGTCCAAAAGAATCATTTGAAAAAAGAGATTTAAACTATTACAAAGTTAGGTATGAATTACTAAAAAAGCTTCATGACTTTTACAATTAAATAAAAGAAAAATTGTATCTTTTATCAAAGAAAACATTAATAAATATCCACTAAATTTATTACTTGATATAACAGATTTAAAGCGTAGTTATTGAGATAAATATAAAAATTATTCAAGTAATGGTAAGGATAGCGAATCATTAAAAAATATTGTAAAAGTCTATGAAGAAAATTTAAAACAATTTGGTTATCGTCGAATTACCAAATATTTAAAAGAAGATTATGGCATTGTTTATAATGCTAAGAAAGTATTGCGAATTATGAAAGAAAATAATATTCAAGCTGAATATGTAAAGCGTATGCGTAGAAAAATATTAATAAAACAAAATAGAAATAAAAATATAATTAAATATCCTGATTTAGTAAATCGTAATTTTAATGATATTAAAGAAAGATTTTCAATTTTATTTACTGATGTAACTTATTTAATTTGAAATGGTAAAAAACATTATCAATCAACAATACTTGATGGATATACTAAAAAAATTATTGATGTAAAATTATCAAAATTTAATAATAACAAACTTGTAATTGATAATTTAAATGATGCAATTAATAAAATTAAAAAAATAAAAAAATATTTAAATAAAATAATAATTCATTCAGATCACGGATATCAATATACATCTAAAGATTACAATAGTAAATGTTTAGATAACAAAATTATAATTTCAATGGGTAAAAATTATCATTATGCAGACAACATTATTATTGAAAGTTTTCATTCATTACTTAAAAAAGGAACAATCCATAATAAAAATTATAAATCTCATAATGAATATATTAATGATGTTAAAAAATGAAATAAATTATATTCAAACCAAAAAGAAAAATATATAATAAATGAAAGTTTGTAAACCTTTTTATTAATACTTACTAAACAGGGTGCAGTCTAATAATACCATAATTAGACCTTGCTTGGAAAATTTTACATCAAGACAATATTTTAAAAAAATTTTTTTAAATTAAATTAGTGTTTGTTAAGATTAGTAAAATTTATTTTTTGTTGTGTTTAATTTTATAATTTTAAAAATAAATATTAAAAACAATATTTTTAATTTAATATTTTTTGTGATTATTGTTTTTTATTTTTAATTTGTTATAATTTTATTAACTTTTTATGATTTAGTTTTACAGTATACAGGAGAAATAATGAAAAAAAATCAAGAAATGGAAATAGAAGGTATTGTTGCCAAGAAAATTAAAGGGCAAAATTTTTTAACAAATCCTTATTTTATTAATTTAATTGTTGATAGTGCCTTTGATTTACCAAAAACAAATATTTTAGAAATTGGTCCCGGGATGGGAGCCTTGACAAGTTATATTTTGGCAAAAGGAAATAAACTTGTCTGTGTTGAAATTGATTCGGATTTAGTAAAATACTTAACAGTAAAATTTAAAGATCAAAACTTAAAAGTTATTGAGGCTGATATTTTGAATCTTGATTTAGAGACATTATTTTTAACAGAATTTTTCGATAATAATCCAATTAGTATTATTTCTAATATTCCTTATTATATTACTTCACCAATTATTTTTAAATTATTAAAAATAAAAAATTCAAAAGTAACAGAGATTATTTTAATGATGCAAAAAGAAGTTGGAGAACGAATTATGGCACAACCAAATTTCAAAGCTTATAATAGCTTTTCGGTTGTTTGTCAGTTCTATAGTGATATTGAAAAAGTTAGTTTAGTTGGACGAAATAATTTTATGCCCGTTCCAAAAGTTGATAGTATTGTTTTAAAATTTAAATTAAATAAAAAATATCCAAGCTTAAAGGATGAAGAAGAATTTATTAACTTTGTTCGGATGATGTTTGCAACAAAACGAAAAACAATTTTAAATAATTTATCAGGCATTGTTAATGATAAAACCTTAGCATCAGATGTTTTACTGAAATTACACTATTCTTTAAATTTACGTTCTGAAAATTTAAGTTTAAATGATTTTTATATTTTATTTGTATATTGTAAAACTAAATCATACAGAGTAGACTGCACCCAAAAGAGTAAGTAAAGAAAAAAAGTCTTTGCTAAACTTTAAAGGAGGTGCATTTTTATATGGCAAGAAAAGGACAAAAATTTAATAAATATACAGCATATTTTCGAAAAATGATAGTACACGAGGTTAAAAATAATAGTATAAGTTTTATTGCAAAAAAATATCAAATTAATAAAAAAACTGTTGCTTCATGGTATGAAAATTTTAAGAAAGGAATTTTAAACACCAATAAAGGTCCAAAAGAATCATTTGAAAAAAAGAGATTTAAACCTATTACAAAGTTAGGTATGAATTACTAAAAAAGCTTCATGACTTTTACAATTAAATAAAAGAAAAATTGTATCTTTTATCAAAGAAAACATTAATAAATATCCACTAAATTTATTACTTGATATAACAGATTTAAAGCGTAGTTATTGAGATAAATATAAAAATTATTCAAGTAATGGTAAGGATAGCGAATCATTAAAAAATATTGTAAAAGTCTATGAAGAAAATTTAAAACAATTTGGTTATCGTCGAATTACCAAATATTTAAAAGAAGATTATGGCATTGTTTATAATGTTAAGAAAGTATTGCGAATTATGAAAGAAAATAATATTCAAGCTGAATATGTAAAGCGTATGCGTAGAAAAATATTAATAAAACAAAATAGAAATAAAAATATAATTAAATATCCTGATTTAGTAAATCGTAATTTTAATGATATTAAAGAAAGATTTTCAATTTTATTTACTGATGTAACTTATTTAATTTGAAATGGTAAAAAACATTATCAATCAACAATACTTGATGGATATACTAAAGAAATTATTGATGTAAAATGATCAAAATTTAATAATAACAAACTTGTAATTGATAATTTAAATGATGCAATTAATAAAATTAAAAAAATAAAAAAAGATTTAAATAAAATAATAATTCATTCAGATTACGGATATCAATATACATCTAAAGATTACAATAGTAAATGTTTAGATAACAAAATTATAATTTCAATGGGTAAAAATTATCATTGTGCAGACAACATTATTATTGAAAGTTTTCATTCATTACTTAAAAAAGGAACAATCCATAATAAAAATTATAAATCTCATAATGAATATATTAATGATGTTAAAAAATGAAATAAATGATATTCAAACCAAAAAGAAAAATATATAATAAATGAAAGTTTGTAAACCTTTTTATTAATACTTACTAAACAGGGTGCAGTCTAAAGAGCAAAGACTTTTTTTCTTTACTTACTTTTTTGGGTGCAGTCTATATTGTATTAACAATTTTAATGAAAATGATTAAATAAATTAGTATTAGTAAATTTAGTTGTATTTTAACCGATAGAGGAAAATAATTTTATAGATGAAAAATAATAGAAAAACACTTTAAAATAAGAGTTTATTTTTGTGATCCTGGTAAACCTCGTCAGAAAGCATTAGTAGAAAGAATAAATAGAGATATAAGACGTTGATTGGCTCAAAATGAGTCATTAATTAATATTCGTAGTAGATTAAAATCTATTTTAGATATATTAAATACCACAATTAGACCTTGCTTGGAAAATTTTACATCAAGACAATAATTTAAAAAAATTTTTTTAAATTAAATTAGTGTTTGTTAAGATTAGTAAAATTTATTTTTTGTTGTGTTTAATTTTATAATTTTAAAAATAAATATTAAAAACAATATTTTTAATTTAATATTTTTTGTGATTATTGTTTTTTATTTTTAATTTTTTATAATTTTATTAACTTTTTATGATTTATATTTTACAGTATACACTGTAAAATATAAATACCAAATCAAATAAAAATGAATTCAAAATTGCAAAATATTTATTAATATCATAGCCGTTATATAAAAAAGATATTTTGCAATATCTTTTTATTTTACAATTAATGAAGGTTGTGTCATTTCTGCAGGAATTTCTTCCCCTAATAAATCTAAAATTGTTGGGGCAACATCAGCAATAGCTGGGTTATCTTCACGTAATTTGATTCCTGCTTTTGTAATAATAATTGGCACTAACTGGGAAGTATGTTTCTTATTTGGGCCACCAGTTTCGTCAATCATAACTTCAGCATTACCATGATCAGCGGTAATAATCATAATTCCATTAACTTTTTGGATTACTTCATAAATTTTACCAAGACAATTATCAATTGCTTTAACCGCTTTAATTACGGCGGGTAGCATTCCAGTATGCCCAACCATATCACAATTAGCAAAATTTAAAATAATAACATCAAATTCATTGCTTTGAAGTTTGGTAATTAATTTATCAGTAATTTCATATACTGACATTTCTGGTTTTAAATCATATGTGGATACTTTTGGTGATGGGATTAAATCTGCTGAGGCCCCAGGTAAAGTAATTTCTGCTTGAGTCGCTAAACCATTTTTAAAATAATCTTTTCCCCCATCAAAGAAAAATGTAACATGCGCAATTTTTTCTGTTTCAGCAATTCGTAATTGACGATAACCTTTTTTGCTTAATCATTCGCCTAACCCATTAACAACTTCAATTGGTTTAAAAGCAACATGTTTTGAAGCAACTGTTTCGGCATATTCCATCATTGAAACAAAATAAATATCTTTTAATTTTAGCGTAAAATAAGTTTCTGCTTCATTGCCTGGAAAAGCAGGATTTGTTAATGCTGAAGCAATGGCAATCGCACGATCAGGGCGAAAATTAGCAAAAAAGACCCCATCACCCGCTTTAATATATCCTTTTGGCGCATTAACATTATACGCTGGCATTAAAAATTCATCATTACGTCCAGCAGCATATTCGCGATCAATATATTCGATTGGATCACTAAATTCTGCCCCTTTTCTGGCAACTAAAACATCATAAGCCACTTGTACACGGTCATATTTTTTATCACGATCCATCGCATAATAACGTCCCGCAATTGTGGCAATAACCCCAACTTTTAATTGTTCCTGTAATTGTTGAAATTGTTCAAGATAAATTTTAATACATTCTGGTTTAGTATCACGACCATCACCGAAAACATGTAAATATATTTCTTTTAAGCCTTCTTGCACCGCTAATTGATACGCAGCAAAAATATGGTTAACGTATGAATGAACACCACCATCCGAAAATAATCCCATAATATGAAAAGCCCCATTATTTTTTTTCGCAAAATTAATTGCTGCTAAAATTTCTGGGTTTTGCTTAAATGTTCCATCTTTAATTGCTTTATTAATTAAAGTTAATGATTCATATTTAATCCGCCCGGCTCCCAAATGAATATGGCCAACTTCAGAATTTCCCATTTGTCCTTCTGGCAAGCCCACTCATTCTCCCGAGGCATGCGCTGATACTAATGGATATTTTGCCTTTAACATTTCAACATTCACCATATGTCCTTGCGTAATAGCGTTCCCTTCCGCATCAGGGGCAATTCCTCACCCATCAAGAATTACCAATAAAATCGGTTGTTTTTCTTTCATTCTCCTCTTTCTCCTTTTTTCCTAAACAATTATATAATTATTTTTTATCATTGAGAACATATTTTTCAATTATTTTTGCCACACCACCTGTTTCAACGCTACTTGTTACTTCCTTGGCAATGGCTTTAATTTGTTCTTGTCCATTACCCATTGCAATTCCTAAACCAACACTTTTAATCATTCAATAGTCATTCATACTGTCCCCAATTGCCATCATTTCCGATAAAGCAATCTTTCATTGGGTTGAAATTCATTTTAGTCCAGCTAATTTACTAATTCCAGGAGCATTTATTTCTGCTGTCTTTGCTACATTAATTGCAATCTCAATTTTCTCGGCACGAGCAGCAATAATAAATTGATCGTTTTCATCAACATCCATCACAATACATTTGTAACTTGTGTTCTGAATTTCAACTGCCGAATCATACTGAATAAACTCCCCGTTAAAAAAGACTAATTCAGGATTTTGTTCCGCAACAGGATCAAAATTAACAATAACTTTTGTTAAATCATCAATATAACATCATAATTTCTTATAATATTTCTCTGCTAATTGAAATAAAAAATTAACTTGCAACACTGATAAAATTTGTTGATAAGCTATTTTATTGGCTTTAATATCATAAATACACGCCCCATTGAAACCAATAAAGTATTGCTGAAAATAATCCATTTTCACTCGTAATGCTTCAGATAAGGAAGTCAATACTGGCCGCCCTGTTGCAAAAACAACTCGTACTCCCATTTCTTGTGCTTTAATAATTGGTTCAATATTTATTGCATGAATCTCTTGGTAAAAAGAACAAGCAGTACCATCCATATCCAATGCAATTAATTTAATCTTAGTCATAATTCCCTACTTTCTATTTTAAAAAACTTATAATTATATTGTAAAAAAACCCATATTTGAAAATATGATTTAAAAGTTAATTAATAATCCATACAATTACTCCCTAATTGCTGTTTTAATTTCAGTGGCAGTTTCTGCTTTAAGTAATCAATCTTTAATTTGGGGACGAAAACCATAAATAGCTCCGACACAACTGCCTAAAATAATTAACACCCCAAACAGAGTAAGAAAAACAACTAACCCTGAGCGTGATTTTTTAGTTCAATTTTTACATTGACATTTAACCTCGGTAGAATTAGCATCAATATTTAATTGATGACTTGTTTTGTTTCTTCCTGGTTGATTTTTATCATTGTTAATTAAATCTGCCGCTTTAACTGAATTACCATTTTTAATATTAGCAATTTTTTCCGCAATTGTTTGATTTTGGACTCCTTGTCCTGTTGTTTGTTGGCCATTTCCTGGCGAAGAATTTAAACCCTGACTATTTTGTTGTTCGTAGCAATTAACATTCCCGTGTTGTTGATATTGTTGTTGGAATGATGTTCCACTCTGATTAACATTATTGATTGCATTATAATTCTGAGCCCCAATATTTTGTTGATATTGTTGCACCCCAGAATTTTTTTGTGGTCCAAATTGTGGTGGACGTTGCATTAAATTTTGTTGTTGCAAATATTGTTGTGATTGCCCTCTTTCTGAAGTAGTTATCGGATGATAATTTTGATTAGAATTGTTTGGTTGATATTGTTGCACCCCAGAATTTTTTTGTTGTGAATATTGTTGTGATGAAACATTTTGTCCTAAATGTTGACCATATTGTTGTGCAATTTGTCCTCCTTCGACAGAATTCATTGGATTATAATTCTGATTAGAATTATTTTGTTGATATTGTTGTTGCGATGAAGCATTAAAAATATTTCCCTGGTTAAGAGAAACTTGTTGTTGATTACTTTCTGGTTTGTTGCCTAAACCATTATTAAAAGAATGTTTAAAATTCATTTTGTGCCCTTCCATTTTATTCATAATTACATACTCTTTATTTTCATATACTTTATACTATGATTATACCATAAAAGGCCCCCTTTTAAGATAATATTGCCTTTGTAAAAACATTGTTAATGATAATGCTTGGGCGTTTACAATTATATAAAATATCATATAAAGTTTCAAACAACGGTAAAGTAATATTATTAGCTTGCGCGTCTAACACAATTGTTTTACAAGTTAAAACTCCTTCGACTGTTTTTGGATAACTCGCTAAAACTTTTTCCGCATCATCAGCTTGGCCAATTTCAAAACCAAGAGTATAATTTCGTGATTTTTTAGAAGTAACCGTTAAAATTAAATCCGCTAAGCCGGCAAAGTTTAAAAAAGTTTCAATCCGGGCTCCTTTTGCATTTGCAAAAAGTTTAATCTCATTTAATCCCATCGTAATTAATGATGCTTTAGCATTATCTGATTCATAAAGACCATTAAAGATTCCTGAAGCAATAGCAACAGCATTTTTCAAGGCAACAGCATATTCAGCGCCAATCACATCAGTGTCAGCAAAAGTAACAAAATATTCATTATTAAACAATCCTTGAACTTCTTGGGCAATACCAAGATCATTGGAAACTGCCATAATGCAAGTCGGTTTTCGTTGTAATACTTCCTTAGCAATACTTGGTCCATAAATACCAGCATATGCTTTTAAAATGCTTGGACTAATTAATTTAACAATTGATTTTGATAAAATTTCATGTGTTTCAGGGTCTAAGCCCTTTGCAACATTAATGATAACAACGGGTTTTTTCACTGTTTGATTAATTTTATCAATAATTGGTTTAATTGCCACAACAGGAATTCCTAAAATAATATATTCGGCATCTTCCACTGCTTCACCAAAATTTGTTGTTGCTTTAATTTCTTTATTAATTTTTAAATCCGCAAAAAAATGACGATTTAAATGATCATCATTAATATCATTAACTTCTTTGTTTTCAATACCATACATAATAACATTATGGTCGTTATCTGTTAAAACATTTGCTAAGACAGTTCCGTATGCACCGGTTCCAATAATAGTGATATTCTTTTGTTCTTTTTTCATCATAATCTACCTCATTACTTTCTCTCTCTAAATAATATTTTCATTGGGACCCCATCAAAACCAAAATACTCACGAATTTGATTTTCAAAAAACCTTTTATAAGAAAAATGAATATATTTTGGATTATTACAAAACATAATAAAAGTCGGAATCATACTCTCGGGTTGTGTTGCATAATAGATTTTTAAACGACCACCATTAAAATCTGGCGGGGGATTTAATAATTGAACTTTAACTAAAATTTCATTTAAAACACTAGTTTTAACCCGCTGGGTTAACCCAGCATAAACTTCATCAATTGTTTGAAATAAAAGATGCAAACGTTTTTTTTCTAATGCCGAAACAAAAACCATTTTAGCATAATTTAAATATTTAAAATAACCGCGGATACTTTTTTCAATTTTTTGCATTGACTGATCATCTTTTTCAGCTACCGCATCTCATTTATTAACAACTAAAATAATTGGTTTATTTTGTTCAAAGGCAATTCCAGCAATATTAGTATCTTGATCAGTAATAGGAATTGTACCATCAATAATTAGTAAAACAAGATCACTTCGTTCAATAGCACTAACAGCCCGTAGAACACTATATTTTTCGAGCTTTTCATAAACCTTTCCCTTGCGGCGAATACCAGCCGTATCAATTACAGTATAAAGTTGGGTATTTCGTTTAAAACTGGTATCAATTGAATCGGTAGTTGTTCCCGCAATTGGTGAAACAATTACACGTTCTTCACCTAAAATGGCATTTGTTAAGGAAGATTTCCCAACATTTGGTTTTCCAATTAATGAAAAATGAATCCCTTCTGTTTTTGGTTGAACGGGAATTTGATCTAAATGCGAAATTACTTGGTCTAATAAATCTCCCACCCCAATTCCATGGACTGCTGACACCGCAATTGGCTCGCCAAATCCTAATGTCATATATTCATACAATTCACTTTCTTTTTCTTGTTTATCATATTTATTAATAACTAAAAGAACTGTTTTTTTTGCTCGATATAAAATTTTAGCAATCATCTCATCATCGGAAGTAATCCCTTCTTTGTATGATAAAACAAAAATAATAATATCTGCTTCTTCAATTGCAATTTCAGCTTGCATTTTAATTTTTTGGGCAAACATTGCTATATTATTTAACGTAATTCCACCAGTATCAATAATTAAAAATTCACGGGTCAATCATTCTGAAAAAGCATAAATGCGGTCACGCGTCACACCAGGAGTATCTTCAACAATGGCAAGCCGATTTTTAATGATACGATTAAATAATGTTGATTTCCCAACATTTGGCCGTCCTATAATTGCAACAGTTCCTTTTTGTGCCATTTATTTCCCTGCTTTCTGATAAGTACTTACTACTTGATAAATTTTTGCTACTGTTTCAGCAAATGTTAATCCACTACTATCAATAACAATTGCGCCCGGGGCAATTGTTAATGGCCCTACTGTTCGGGTTGTATCAACATAATCCCGTTCAGTTAATTTTGCTGTAATTTTTACTAAACTATTAGGAGTAATATGATTTTCCTTATTTTGATTTCATCGTCGTTCCGCACGCGCGACAATACTAGCTGTTAAATAAATTTTTACTTCAGCATCAGGTACTATAACCGTTGTAATATCACGGCCAACAACAACATTCCCTTTCTTAATAACTAATTTTCGTTGCAAACAAACCATTGTTGTGCGAATAAAATCAATCCCCGTAATTTTGTTGATATTATCAAGAACGATATTGGTTTGTAACTTGTCAGTAACATCAACATTATTAACATAAACTTGATTATTAATAACTTGATATTTAAAGTGTGCTAATTGTGCTTGCAATTGATGATGGTTTGTAAAATCAACGTCCCCTTTGACACAAAAATAAGTAAAGGCACGATAAGTTAAACCAGTATCAATAAACTGATAATTTAATTTTTTAGCCAATTCATAACCAGCAGAGGATTTACCACTACCAGCTGGCCCATCAATCGCAATATTTATTTTCATCATCTTCTCCTATTTTCTATAACATAAAGATTAAAGCTATACAAACTATCAATAAAACAATTAGTAAAACCATCGTACTAAATAAAACTTTATATCGTGGTTTTATCTTGCGATAAACAACTAACACATTATTATGTTTTTCCTCTAACAACGCGCTTGAGTCTTTTAACATTTCTGCTGTTGGTCGTTGATCATTTTTACGCATATACGCAATTGTACTAAATTCAATATTAGCAGAATTAATTTTAAAATCATTATTTTCTGCTTGAATTTTATCGCTTATGCGATGATATGTAATTTTTTCCGCTAAAATACTTTCTAAAATTGCTTGATATTTCTGATAAGTTGGTT from Spiroplasma endosymbiont of Polydrusus cervinus harbors:
- a CDS encoding DDE-type integrase/transposase/recombinase, encoding MKENNIQAEYVKRMRRKILIKQNRNKNIIKYPDLVNRNFNDIKERFSILFTDVTYLIWNGKKHYQSTILDGYTKEIIDVKWSKFNNNKLVIDNLNDAINKIKKIKKDLNKIIIHSDYGYQYTSKDYNSKCLDNKIIISMGKNYHCADNIIIESFHSLLKKGTIHNKNYKSHNEYINDVKKWNKWYSNQKEKYIINESL
- the gpmI gene encoding 2,3-bisphosphoglycerate-independent phosphoglycerate mutase, giving the protein MKEKQPILLVILDGWGIAPDAEGNAITQGHMVNVEMLKAKYPLVSAHASGEWVGLPEGQMGNSEVGHIHLGAGRIKYESLTLINKAIKDGTFKQNPEILAAINFAKKNNGAFHIMGLFSDGGVHSYVNHIFAAYQLAVQEGLKEIYLHVFGDGRDTKPECIKIYLEQFQQLQEQLKVGVIATIAGRYYAMDRDKKYDRVQVAYDVLVARKGAEFSDPIEYIDREYAAGRNDEFLMPAYNVNAPKGYIKAGDGVFFANFRPDRAIAIASALTNPAFPGNEAETYFTLKLKDIYFVSMMEYAETVASKHVAFKPIEVVNGLGEWLSKKGYRQLRIAETEKIAHVTFFFDGGKDYFKNGLATQAEITLPGASADLIPSPKVSTYDLKPEMSVYEITDKLITKLQSNEFDVIILNFANCDMVGHTGMLPAVIKAVKAIDNCLGKIYEVIQKVNGIMIITADHGNAEVMIDETGGPNKKHTSQLVPIIITKAGIKLREDNPAIADVAPTILDLLGEEIPAEMTQPSLIVK
- the cmk gene encoding (d)CMP kinase, coding for MKINIAIDGPAGSGKSSAGYELAKKLNYQFIDTGLTYRAFTYFCVKGDVDFTNHHQLQAQLAHFKYQVINNQVYVNNVDVTDKLQTNIVLDNINKITGIDFIRTTMVCLQRKLVIKKGNVVVGRDITTVIVPDAEVKIYLTASIVARAERRWNQNKENHITPNSLVKITAKLTERDYVDTTRTVGPLTIAPGAIVIDSSGLTFAETVAKIYQVVSTYQKAGK
- a CDS encoding Cof-type HAD-IIB family hydrolase, which codes for MTKIKLIALDMDGTACSFYQEIHAINIEPIIKAQEMGVRVVFATGRPVLTSLSEALRVKMDYFQQYFIGFNGACIYDIKANKIAYQQILSVLQVNFLFQLAEKYYKKLWCYIDDLTKVIVNFDPVAEQNPELVFFNGEFIQYDSAVEIQNTSYKCIVMDVDENDQFIIAARAEKIEIAINVAKTAEINAPGISKLAGLKWISTQWKIALSEMMAIGDSMNDYWMIKSVGLGIAMGNGQEQIKAIAKEVTSSVETGGVAKIIEKYVLNDKK
- the rsmA gene encoding 16S rRNA (adenine(1518)-N(6)/adenine(1519)-N(6))-dimethyltransferase RsmA, with protein sequence MKKNQEMEIEGIVAKKIKGQNFLTNPYFINLIVDSAFDLPKTNILEIGPGMGALTSYILAKGNKLVCVEIDSDLVKYLTVKFKDQNLKVIEADILNLDLETLFLTEFFDNNPISIISNIPYYITSPIIFKLLKIKNSKVTEIILMMQKEVGERIMAQPNFKAYNSFSVVCQFYSDIEKVSLVGRNNFMPVPKVDSIVLKFKLNKKYPSLKDEEEFINFVRMMFATKRKTILNNLSGIVNDKTLASDVLLKLHYSLNLRSENLSLNDFYILFVYCKTKSYRVDCTQKSK
- a CDS encoding NAD(P)H-dependent glycerol-3-phosphate dehydrogenase, encoding MMKKEQKNITIIGTGAYGTVLANVLTDNDHNVIMYGIENKEVNDINDDHLNRHFFADLKINKEIKATTNFGEAVEDAEYIILGIPVVAIKPIIDKINQTVKKPVVIINVAKGLDPETHEILSKSIVKLISPSILKAYAGIYGPSIAKEVLQRKPTCIMAVSNDLGIAQEVQGLFNNEYFVTFADTDVIGAEYAVALKNAVAIASGIFNGLYESDNAKASLITMGLNEIKLFANAKGARIETFLNFAGLADLILTVTSKKSRNYTLGFEIGQADDAEKVLASYPKTVEGVLTCKTIVLDAQANNITLPLFETLYDILYNCKRPSIIINNVFTKAILS
- a CDS encoding transposase family protein; translated protein: MARKGQKFNKYTAYFRKMIVHEVKNNSISFIAKKYQINKKTVASWYENFKKGILNTNKGPKESFEKKRFKPITKLGMNY
- a CDS encoding DDE-type integrase/transposase/recombinase; translated protein: MKENNIQAEYVKRMRRKILIKQNRNKNIIKYPDLVNRNFNDIKERFSILFTDVTYLIWNGKKHYQSTILDGYTKKIIDVKLSKFNNNKLVIDNLNDAINKIKKIKKYLNKIIIHSDHGYQYTSKDYNSKCLDNKIIISMGKNYHYADNIIIESFHSLLKKGTIHNKNYKSHNEYINDVKKWNKLYSNQKEKYIINESL
- a CDS encoding transposase family protein, translating into MARKGQKFNKYTAYFRKMIVQEVKNNSISFIAKKYQINKKTVASWYENFKKGILNTNKGPKESFEKRDLNYYKVRYELLKKLHDFYN
- the der gene encoding ribosome biogenesis GTPase Der, whose product is MAQKGTVAIIGRPNVGKSTLFNRIIKNRLAIVEDTPGVTRDRIYAFSEWLTREFLIIDTGGITLNNIAMFAQKIKMQAEIAIEEADIIIFVLSYKEGITSDDEMIAKILYRAKKTVLLVINKYDKQEKESELYEYMTLGFGEPIAVSAVHGIGVGDLLDQVISHLDQIPVQPKTEGIHFSLIGKPNVGKSSLTNAILGEERVIVSPIAGTTTDSIDTSFKRNTQLYTVIDTAGIRRKGKVYEKLEKYSVLRAVSAIERSDLVLLIIDGTIPITDQDTNIAGIAFEQNKPIILVVNKWDAVAEKDDQSMQKIEKSIRGYFKYLNYAKMVFVSALEKKRLHLLFQTIDEVYAGLTQRVKTSVLNEILVKVQLLNPPPDFNGGRLKIYYATQPESMIPTFIMFCNNPKYIHFSYKRFFENQIREYFGFDGVPMKILFRERK